One segment of Triticum aestivum cultivar Chinese Spring chromosome 2A, IWGSC CS RefSeq v2.1, whole genome shotgun sequence DNA contains the following:
- the LOC123188530 gene encoding filament-like plant protein 3 isoform X1, with translation MDRRSWPWRRKSISDKAPAPTETDSSASCPSETLTDEQDTTLKSSPKSPEVASEEAQDNSNVKVKVLSERLSSVVSDIRAKDDLVKQHSKVAEEAVLGWEKAENEMASLKAQLNAATVKNSTLDGALKECVRQLRRAKEEQDQKVQGALALQSRQWESDKTDLELRIVELKAKLEAKSERSVTSDGDASSRLASLEKENSALKAQLLAKTEELGLRTIEKELNRRAAEAASKQQLESIRKAAKLEAECRKLQATARRPSFSSDLRRTPSSLCAESVTDCQSDCSDSWASALITELDQYKTETRSASLATAVDIGVMDDFLEMEKLASANGAVSRSSSYAEDTGGQLVKLEEKARKLVAEKDKALHEAQRELRACRHRAMVAEERSCEMQRQLNLVNGERHAMEAEMQDAERKRNDLEGRLELAHGEITSLLDKGRILEERLDSEKALTLELAAKYQQMDELESETKELRAQLESDARKYSDKITLLERRLTEKCPAVDALEAKIKGAEIELELAGQEIVSFQKKVRGLEQQDKALSVESAKRCRDLQALEAERDELRSQLQAANSDAFALNEKVNTLEETLEKQGPLIAQLESQLKSAQAEIKSLKENAGQLEMKLETQKNLSSAYITALDASEAQKNKMTSRLELKEKEAEESHRKIYLLEEQILKERAESSEFAAQCHDLKQELCSRAPGHQPKPMEVKPMASTDLHITKEKELARAAGKLADCQKTIASLSAQLKTLSNFDEFIIPDPGVENHDIALAESWDGDLKLFDSASYPAQLGCLAAT, from the exons ATGGATCGCCGGAGCTGGCCGTGGCGCCGCAAGTCCATCTCGGACAAGGCCCCCGCCCCCACCGAAACCGACAGCTCCGCCTCCTGCCCATCCGAGACTTTAACTGATGAACAG GATACCACCCTCAAGAGTTCCCCGAAATCGCCCGAGGTCGCATCCGAGGAAGCACAGGACAACAGCAATGTGAAAGTCAAGGTGCTGAGCGAGAGGCTGTCCTCTGTGGTATCGGATATTCGTGCGAAAGATGATCTCGTCAAGCAGCATTCCAAAGTTGCCGAAGAAGCTGTTCTAG GATGGGAGAAGGCCGAAAACGAGATGGCATCGCTGAAAGCCCAGTTGAATGCTGCAACTGTCAAGAACTCAACGCTGGATGGCGCGCTCAAGGAATGCGTCCGGCAGCTCCGGCGCGCCAAGGAAGAGCAGGACCAAAAGGTCCAGGGCGCGCTGGCACTGCAGTCTCGGCAGTGGGAGTCGGACAAGACCGACCTAGAGCTGCGGATTGTCGAGCTCAAGGCCAAGCTGGAAGCCAAGTCGGAGCGCTCGGTGACCAGTGACGGCGATGCCAGCTCCAGGCTGGCCTCTTTGGAGAAGGAGAATTCGGCTCTCAAGGCGCAGCTGCTCGCCAAGACGGAGGAACTGGGGCTCAGGACCATCGAGAAGGAGCTCAACAGGAGGGCGGCCGAGGCGGCCAGCAAGCAGCAGCTCGAGAGCATCAGGAAGGCGGCCAAGCTCGAAGCCGAGTGCAGAAAACTGCAG GCCACTGCACGCAGACCCTCCTTCAGCAGCGACCTCCGGCGCACCCCGAGCTCCCTCTGTGCCGAGTCGGTGACGGACTGCCAGTCGGACTGCTCCGACTCATGGGCATCGGCTCTCATCACCGAGCTCGACCAGTACAAGACCGAGACGAGGAGTGCAAGCCTAGCAACCGCAGTCGACATCGGTGTGATGGATGACTTCCTTGAGATGGAGAAGCTTGCGTCAGCCAACGGCGCCGTCTCGAGGAGCAGCAGTTATGCCGAGGACACCGGTGGTCAGCTGGTGAAGCTAGAGGAGAAGGCCAGGAAGCTGGTGGCCGAGAAGGACAAAGCCTTGCACGAAGCCCAGCGCGAGCTGAGGGCTTGCCGCCATCGGGCAATGGTAGCAGAGGAGAGATCATGTGAGATGCAGAGGCAGCTAAATCTCGTCAATGGAGAGAGGCATGCCATGGAGGCCGAAATGCAAGACGCGGAGaggaagaggaacgatctggagggcAGACTTGAGCTGGCCCATGGCGAGATCACGAGCCTGCTGGACAAGGGGCGCATCCTGGAGGAACGGCTGGACTCGGAGAAGGCGCTAACGCTGGAGCTCGCGGCAAAATATCAGCAGATGGATGAGCTCGAGTCGGAGACGAAAGAGCTGCGTGCTCAGCTCGAGTCCGACGCCAGAAAATACAGCGACAAGATCACCCTGCTAGAGAGGAGGCTCACAGAGAAATGCCCTGCCGTCGATGCTCTGGAGGCAAAGATCAAGGGTGCAGAGATTGAGCTGGAGCTGGCAGGACAAGAAATCGTGTCATTCCAAAAGAAGGTGCGTGGCCTGGAGCAGCAAGATAAGGCATTGTCTGTTGAATCCGCAAAGCGGTGCCGTGATCTCCAAGCACTGGAAGCAGAGAGAGATGAGCTCAGATCTCAACTCCAGGCCGCCAATTCAGATGCCTTTGCCCTGAATGAGAAGGTTAACACGCTTGAAGAGACTCTGGAGAAACAAGGGCCGTTGATTGCACAACTGGAATCTCAACTCAAGTCGGCGCAAGCTGAAATCAAGAGCTTGAAGGAGAATGCCGGGCAGTTGGAAATGAAATTGGAGACGCAgaagaacttgtcatcagcctacATAACTGCACTGGATGCTTCCGAAGCCCAGAAGAACAAAATGACGAGCCGGTTAGAGCTCAAAGAGAAAGAAGCAGAGGAATCGCACAGAAAGATTTACTTGCTTGAGGAACAAATTCTCAAAGAGAGAGCAGAATCGTCGGAGTTCGCCGCACAATGCCATGACTTGAAACAGGAATTGTGCAGCAGAGCTCCAGGTCATCAGCCAAAACCAATGGAAGTGAAACCTATGGCAAGTACAGACCTGCACATCACAAAG GAGAAAGAGTTAGCTCGTGCTGCGGGGAAACTAGCAGACTGCCAGAAAACAATAGCGTCACTGAGCGCGCAGTTGAAAACCTTATCTAACTTTGATGAATTCATCATCCCTGATCCTGGGGTTGAGAATCATGACATCGCCTTAGCTGAAAGCTGGGATGGCGATCTCAAGCTGTTTGATTCAGCAAGTTATCCAGCACAGTTGGGCTGTTTGGCGGCCACATGA
- the LOC123188530 gene encoding filament-like plant protein 3 isoform X2, producing the protein MSQDTTLKSSPKSPEVASEEAQDNSNVKVKVLSERLSSVVSDIRAKDDLVKQHSKVAEEAVLGWEKAENEMASLKAQLNAATVKNSTLDGALKECVRQLRRAKEEQDQKVQGALALQSRQWESDKTDLELRIVELKAKLEAKSERSVTSDGDASSRLASLEKENSALKAQLLAKTEELGLRTIEKELNRRAAEAASKQQLESIRKAAKLEAECRKLQATARRPSFSSDLRRTPSSLCAESVTDCQSDCSDSWASALITELDQYKTETRSASLATAVDIGVMDDFLEMEKLASANGAVSRSSSYAEDTGGQLVKLEEKARKLVAEKDKALHEAQRELRACRHRAMVAEERSCEMQRQLNLVNGERHAMEAEMQDAERKRNDLEGRLELAHGEITSLLDKGRILEERLDSEKALTLELAAKYQQMDELESETKELRAQLESDARKYSDKITLLERRLTEKCPAVDALEAKIKGAEIELELAGQEIVSFQKKVRGLEQQDKALSVESAKRCRDLQALEAERDELRSQLQAANSDAFALNEKVNTLEETLEKQGPLIAQLESQLKSAQAEIKSLKENAGQLEMKLETQKNLSSAYITALDASEAQKNKMTSRLELKEKEAEESHRKIYLLEEQILKERAESSEFAAQCHDLKQELCSRAPGHQPKPMEVKPMASTDLHITKEKELARAAGKLADCQKTIASLSAQLKTLSNFDEFIIPDPGVENHDIALAESWDGDLKLFDSASYPAQLGCLAAT; encoded by the exons ATGAGCCAA GATACCACCCTCAAGAGTTCCCCGAAATCGCCCGAGGTCGCATCCGAGGAAGCACAGGACAACAGCAATGTGAAAGTCAAGGTGCTGAGCGAGAGGCTGTCCTCTGTGGTATCGGATATTCGTGCGAAAGATGATCTCGTCAAGCAGCATTCCAAAGTTGCCGAAGAAGCTGTTCTAG GATGGGAGAAGGCCGAAAACGAGATGGCATCGCTGAAAGCCCAGTTGAATGCTGCAACTGTCAAGAACTCAACGCTGGATGGCGCGCTCAAGGAATGCGTCCGGCAGCTCCGGCGCGCCAAGGAAGAGCAGGACCAAAAGGTCCAGGGCGCGCTGGCACTGCAGTCTCGGCAGTGGGAGTCGGACAAGACCGACCTAGAGCTGCGGATTGTCGAGCTCAAGGCCAAGCTGGAAGCCAAGTCGGAGCGCTCGGTGACCAGTGACGGCGATGCCAGCTCCAGGCTGGCCTCTTTGGAGAAGGAGAATTCGGCTCTCAAGGCGCAGCTGCTCGCCAAGACGGAGGAACTGGGGCTCAGGACCATCGAGAAGGAGCTCAACAGGAGGGCGGCCGAGGCGGCCAGCAAGCAGCAGCTCGAGAGCATCAGGAAGGCGGCCAAGCTCGAAGCCGAGTGCAGAAAACTGCAG GCCACTGCACGCAGACCCTCCTTCAGCAGCGACCTCCGGCGCACCCCGAGCTCCCTCTGTGCCGAGTCGGTGACGGACTGCCAGTCGGACTGCTCCGACTCATGGGCATCGGCTCTCATCACCGAGCTCGACCAGTACAAGACCGAGACGAGGAGTGCAAGCCTAGCAACCGCAGTCGACATCGGTGTGATGGATGACTTCCTTGAGATGGAGAAGCTTGCGTCAGCCAACGGCGCCGTCTCGAGGAGCAGCAGTTATGCCGAGGACACCGGTGGTCAGCTGGTGAAGCTAGAGGAGAAGGCCAGGAAGCTGGTGGCCGAGAAGGACAAAGCCTTGCACGAAGCCCAGCGCGAGCTGAGGGCTTGCCGCCATCGGGCAATGGTAGCAGAGGAGAGATCATGTGAGATGCAGAGGCAGCTAAATCTCGTCAATGGAGAGAGGCATGCCATGGAGGCCGAAATGCAAGACGCGGAGaggaagaggaacgatctggagggcAGACTTGAGCTGGCCCATGGCGAGATCACGAGCCTGCTGGACAAGGGGCGCATCCTGGAGGAACGGCTGGACTCGGAGAAGGCGCTAACGCTGGAGCTCGCGGCAAAATATCAGCAGATGGATGAGCTCGAGTCGGAGACGAAAGAGCTGCGTGCTCAGCTCGAGTCCGACGCCAGAAAATACAGCGACAAGATCACCCTGCTAGAGAGGAGGCTCACAGAGAAATGCCCTGCCGTCGATGCTCTGGAGGCAAAGATCAAGGGTGCAGAGATTGAGCTGGAGCTGGCAGGACAAGAAATCGTGTCATTCCAAAAGAAGGTGCGTGGCCTGGAGCAGCAAGATAAGGCATTGTCTGTTGAATCCGCAAAGCGGTGCCGTGATCTCCAAGCACTGGAAGCAGAGAGAGATGAGCTCAGATCTCAACTCCAGGCCGCCAATTCAGATGCCTTTGCCCTGAATGAGAAGGTTAACACGCTTGAAGAGACTCTGGAGAAACAAGGGCCGTTGATTGCACAACTGGAATCTCAACTCAAGTCGGCGCAAGCTGAAATCAAGAGCTTGAAGGAGAATGCCGGGCAGTTGGAAATGAAATTGGAGACGCAgaagaacttgtcatcagcctacATAACTGCACTGGATGCTTCCGAAGCCCAGAAGAACAAAATGACGAGCCGGTTAGAGCTCAAAGAGAAAGAAGCAGAGGAATCGCACAGAAAGATTTACTTGCTTGAGGAACAAATTCTCAAAGAGAGAGCAGAATCGTCGGAGTTCGCCGCACAATGCCATGACTTGAAACAGGAATTGTGCAGCAGAGCTCCAGGTCATCAGCCAAAACCAATGGAAGTGAAACCTATGGCAAGTACAGACCTGCACATCACAAAG GAGAAAGAGTTAGCTCGTGCTGCGGGGAAACTAGCAGACTGCCAGAAAACAATAGCGTCACTGAGCGCGCAGTTGAAAACCTTATCTAACTTTGATGAATTCATCATCCCTGATCCTGGGGTTGAGAATCATGACATCGCCTTAGCTGAAAGCTGGGATGGCGATCTCAAGCTGTTTGATTCAGCAAGTTATCCAGCACAGTTGGGCTGTTTGGCGGCCACATGA
- the LOC123188530 gene encoding filament-like plant protein isoform X3, with the protein MASLKAQLNAATVKNSTLDGALKECVRQLRRAKEEQDQKVQGALALQSRQWESDKTDLELRIVELKAKLEAKSERSVTSDGDASSRLASLEKENSALKAQLLAKTEELGLRTIEKELNRRAAEAASKQQLESIRKAAKLEAECRKLQATARRPSFSSDLRRTPSSLCAESVTDCQSDCSDSWASALITELDQYKTETRSASLATAVDIGVMDDFLEMEKLASANGAVSRSSSYAEDTGGQLVKLEEKARKLVAEKDKALHEAQRELRACRHRAMVAEERSCEMQRQLNLVNGERHAMEAEMQDAERKRNDLEGRLELAHGEITSLLDKGRILEERLDSEKALTLELAAKYQQMDELESETKELRAQLESDARKYSDKITLLERRLTEKCPAVDALEAKIKGAEIELELAGQEIVSFQKKVRGLEQQDKALSVESAKRCRDLQALEAERDELRSQLQAANSDAFALNEKVNTLEETLEKQGPLIAQLESQLKSAQAEIKSLKENAGQLEMKLETQKNLSSAYITALDASEAQKNKMTSRLELKEKEAEESHRKIYLLEEQILKERAESSEFAAQCHDLKQELCSRAPGHQPKPMEVKPMASTDLHITKEKELARAAGKLADCQKTIASLSAQLKTLSNFDEFIIPDPGVENHDIALAESWDGDLKLFDSASYPAQLGCLAAT; encoded by the exons ATGGCATCGCTGAAAGCCCAGTTGAATGCTGCAACTGTCAAGAACTCAACGCTGGATGGCGCGCTCAAGGAATGCGTCCGGCAGCTCCGGCGCGCCAAGGAAGAGCAGGACCAAAAGGTCCAGGGCGCGCTGGCACTGCAGTCTCGGCAGTGGGAGTCGGACAAGACCGACCTAGAGCTGCGGATTGTCGAGCTCAAGGCCAAGCTGGAAGCCAAGTCGGAGCGCTCGGTGACCAGTGACGGCGATGCCAGCTCCAGGCTGGCCTCTTTGGAGAAGGAGAATTCGGCTCTCAAGGCGCAGCTGCTCGCCAAGACGGAGGAACTGGGGCTCAGGACCATCGAGAAGGAGCTCAACAGGAGGGCGGCCGAGGCGGCCAGCAAGCAGCAGCTCGAGAGCATCAGGAAGGCGGCCAAGCTCGAAGCCGAGTGCAGAAAACTGCAG GCCACTGCACGCAGACCCTCCTTCAGCAGCGACCTCCGGCGCACCCCGAGCTCCCTCTGTGCCGAGTCGGTGACGGACTGCCAGTCGGACTGCTCCGACTCATGGGCATCGGCTCTCATCACCGAGCTCGACCAGTACAAGACCGAGACGAGGAGTGCAAGCCTAGCAACCGCAGTCGACATCGGTGTGATGGATGACTTCCTTGAGATGGAGAAGCTTGCGTCAGCCAACGGCGCCGTCTCGAGGAGCAGCAGTTATGCCGAGGACACCGGTGGTCAGCTGGTGAAGCTAGAGGAGAAGGCCAGGAAGCTGGTGGCCGAGAAGGACAAAGCCTTGCACGAAGCCCAGCGCGAGCTGAGGGCTTGCCGCCATCGGGCAATGGTAGCAGAGGAGAGATCATGTGAGATGCAGAGGCAGCTAAATCTCGTCAATGGAGAGAGGCATGCCATGGAGGCCGAAATGCAAGACGCGGAGaggaagaggaacgatctggagggcAGACTTGAGCTGGCCCATGGCGAGATCACGAGCCTGCTGGACAAGGGGCGCATCCTGGAGGAACGGCTGGACTCGGAGAAGGCGCTAACGCTGGAGCTCGCGGCAAAATATCAGCAGATGGATGAGCTCGAGTCGGAGACGAAAGAGCTGCGTGCTCAGCTCGAGTCCGACGCCAGAAAATACAGCGACAAGATCACCCTGCTAGAGAGGAGGCTCACAGAGAAATGCCCTGCCGTCGATGCTCTGGAGGCAAAGATCAAGGGTGCAGAGATTGAGCTGGAGCTGGCAGGACAAGAAATCGTGTCATTCCAAAAGAAGGTGCGTGGCCTGGAGCAGCAAGATAAGGCATTGTCTGTTGAATCCGCAAAGCGGTGCCGTGATCTCCAAGCACTGGAAGCAGAGAGAGATGAGCTCAGATCTCAACTCCAGGCCGCCAATTCAGATGCCTTTGCCCTGAATGAGAAGGTTAACACGCTTGAAGAGACTCTGGAGAAACAAGGGCCGTTGATTGCACAACTGGAATCTCAACTCAAGTCGGCGCAAGCTGAAATCAAGAGCTTGAAGGAGAATGCCGGGCAGTTGGAAATGAAATTGGAGACGCAgaagaacttgtcatcagcctacATAACTGCACTGGATGCTTCCGAAGCCCAGAAGAACAAAATGACGAGCCGGTTAGAGCTCAAAGAGAAAGAAGCAGAGGAATCGCACAGAAAGATTTACTTGCTTGAGGAACAAATTCTCAAAGAGAGAGCAGAATCGTCGGAGTTCGCCGCACAATGCCATGACTTGAAACAGGAATTGTGCAGCAGAGCTCCAGGTCATCAGCCAAAACCAATGGAAGTGAAACCTATGGCAAGTACAGACCTGCACATCACAAAG GAGAAAGAGTTAGCTCGTGCTGCGGGGAAACTAGCAGACTGCCAGAAAACAATAGCGTCACTGAGCGCGCAGTTGAAAACCTTATCTAACTTTGATGAATTCATCATCCCTGATCCTGGGGTTGAGAATCATGACATCGCCTTAGCTGAAAGCTGGGATGGCGATCTCAAGCTGTTTGATTCAGCAAGTTATCCAGCACAGTTGGGCTGTTTGGCGGCCACATGA
- the LOC123188531 gene encoding WD repeat-containing protein DDB_G0290555 has product MPRITSVESPGCPPLRAITTDILGLIKVVEARARPAGVAKVVETWGEPDASRAILVASLADRAVDPVLAVARKNGVVELLNPLNGDALAVVKSSRTDQTVGAVENDPLVALHLFRKHAPDLTTLGTFLACTEKGKASVRSVAKENTVSDSDVGPSSTWEVCNKGTLQFSSVDVGENYAMFGGNGMEVNLWDITSCSKMWSAKSPRANNVGIFTKPWFTAGTFLCKDDHRKIVACTNNHQVRLYDTASQRRPVVSVDFRESPIKAVVGDPDGHTVYIGTGTGDLASFDMRTGKLLGCYVGKCSGSIRSIVRHPDLPLIASCGLDSYLRIWDTNTRQPLSAVYLKQHLTTVVIDSHFSAEESEETKSKQPDSSMVAEAAVRREKKKKKNVLVEEAEEGTQMVDPDDCDAEAVRKDKKKKKKKKKKKKKTVIEDDEETQMVDLDEDDAETVRKAKKKKKNKRVAEDEEGTQMAGLNDSDAEIYAPKRIKSESGERSKGTKKKSKKQQVA; this is encoded by the exons ATGCCGCGGATCACTTCGGTGGAGAGCCCCGGCTGCCCGCCGCTCCGCGCCATCACCACCGACATCCTCGGCCTCATCAAAG TCGTCGAGGCCCGCGCTAGACCGGCGGGCGTCGCCAAGGTCGTCGAGACGTGGGGCGAACCCGACGCCTCCAGGGCCATCCTCGTCGCTTCACTCGCCGACCGAGCCGTCGACCCC GTTTTGGCTGTGGCAAGGAAGAACGGTGTG GTTGAGTTGCTGAATCCATTGAATGGTGATGCTCTGGCTGTTGTCAAGTCCTCTAGGACAGACCAAACTGTCGGAGCTGTGGAAAATGATCCCCTAGTCGCCCTGCACCTCTTCAGAAAACATGCACCGGACTTAACCAC GTTAGGTACATTTCTTGCTTGTACGGAGAAGGGCAAAGCAAGTGTGAGATCTGTTGCAAAAGAAAACACGGTATCTGACTCGGATGTTGGGCCATCAAGCACTTGGGAAGTGTGTAACAAGGGTACATTGCAGTTTTCATCTGTGGATGTTGGTGAAAACTATGCAATGTTTGGAGG GAATGGTATGGAAGTGAACTTGTGGGATATCACATCTTGTAGTAAGATGTGGTCTGCTAAATCT CCCCGAGCTAACAACGTCGGTATATTTACCAAACCTTGGTTCACGGCTGGAACTTTCCTGTGCAAGGATGATCACCGTAAAATTGTAGCCTGCACAAATAATCATCAG GTTCGCTTATATGATACTGCTTCGCAAAGAAGACCTGTTGTTTCAGTTGATTTTAGGGAGTCACCAATCAAGGCAGTTGTAGGGGATCCAGATGGAcatactgtctatattgggacagGAACAGGAGACCTCGCTTCCTTTGACATGAGAACAG GAAAACTACTCGGATGCTATGTTGGTAAATGCAGTGGAAGTATTAGATCGATAGTTAGGCATCCGGATCTGCCTTTGATAGCATCTTGTG GATTGGACAGCTACTTGCGAATCTGGGATACAAATACAAGGCAGCCGCTTTCTGCG GTCTATCTCAAGCAGCACCTCACGACAGTGGTTATTGATTCACATTTCTCAGCTGAAG AATCTGAGGAGACTAAATCCAAGCAGCCAGATTCTTCAATGGTGGCTGAAGCTGCAGTcagaagggaaaaaaagaaaaagaagaatgtaTTGGTTGAAGAGGCTGAGGAAGGAACTCAAATGGTGGACCCTGATGACTGTGATGCTGAAGCAGTCagaaaggacaagaagaagaagaagaagaagaagaagaagaagaagaaaactgttATAGAGGATGATGAAGAAACGCAAATGGTCGACCTGGATGAAGACGATGCTGAAACAGTCAGAAaggcaaagaagaaaaagaagaataaaaGGGTTGCAGAGGATGAGGAAGGAACTCAGATGGCTGGCCTTAATGACAGTGATGCTGAGATCTATGCCCCAAAGAGAATAAAATCTGAATCTGGCGAAAGAAGCAAAGGCACGAAAAAGAAAAGCAAGAAGCAACAAGTTGCCTAG
- the LOC123188532 gene encoding probable protein phosphatase 2C 62, which translates to MAGKEIYHKMKDKVKDAFSSSGPETGKGKTKLSGRRVKHGYHLVKGKSNHPMEDYLVAEYRQVGEHDLGLFAIFDGHLGHTVPDFLRAHLFDNILSEPEFLSDTKNAIRKAYLLTDEKILEKAAELGRGGSTAVTAILISSNDSVKLVVANIGDSRAVISKNGKAEQLSVDHEPSMEREKIEKKGGFVSNLPGDVPRVDGQLAVARAFGDRSLKKHLSSEPHVAEEVIDESSDFLILASDGLWKVMTNQEAVDEIKDIRDAQAAAKHLTEQAVNRKSKDDISCVVVNFHC; encoded by the exons ATGGCCGGCAAGGAAATCTACCACAAGATGAAGGACAAG GTGAAAGATGCTTTTAGTTCATCAGGGCCAGAAACAGGGAAAGGCAAGACAAAATTGTCAGGCAGGCGTGTCAAGCATGGTTACCATCTTGTGAAGGGGAAATCAAATCATCCAATGGAGGACTACTTGGTGGCGGAGTATAGGCAAGTTGGGGAGCATGATTTGGGTTTGTTTGCAATATTTGATGGCCACCTGGGCCACACTGTTCCAGACTTTCTGCGTGCACATCTCTTTGATAACATCTTGAGCGAG CCAGAATTCTTGAGTGACACGAAAAATGCTATCAGAAAAGCATATCTACTTACCGATGAGAAAATATTGGAAAAAGCAGCTGAGTTGGGAAGAGGAGGCTCTACGGCTGTTACCGCCATCTTAATAAGCAGTAACGATAGTGTGAAGCTAGTGGTCGCGAATATTGGAGATTCACGAGCAGTTATTAGCAAGAATGGTAAAGCAGAGCAGCTTTCAGTTGATCACGAGCCTAGCATGGAgcgagaaaaaatagaaaaaaaaggtggATTTGTTTCGAACCTACCAG GAGATGTGCCACGAGTTGATGGGCAGCTGGCTGTTGCAAGAGCATTCGGAGACCGGAGCTTGAAAAAGCACCTCAGCTCTGAGCCACACGTGGCTGAGGAAGTTATCGATGAGAGTTCAGATTTTCTAATTCTAGCAAGTGATGGCTTATGGAAG GTGATGACCAACCAAGAGGCTGTTGATGAGATCAAGGACATCAGGGACGCACAGGCAGCTGCAAAGCATCTGACGGAGCAGGCGGTGAACAGGAAGAGCAAAGACGACATCTCCTGCGTCGTCGTAAACTTCCACTGCTAG